One window from the genome of Marinobacter sp. LV10R510-11A encodes:
- the rdgB gene encoding RdgB/HAM1 family non-canonical purine NTP pyrophosphatase, protein MSEQLVIASNNKGKISEFTQLLAPLNLIPVPQGELGVGEAEEPAVTFVENAILKARHAARETGLPALADDSGLAVDALNGAPGVRSARYAGVGASDLDNLNALLQAMADVPDGQRGAQFHCVLVYLRHADDPTPIICHGLWPGSILRAPQGDGGFGYDPVFLCSEKNCSASELTRDEKNRISHRGRALVLLMEQFRAET, encoded by the coding sequence ATGTCTGAGCAACTTGTTATTGCCAGTAACAACAAAGGCAAAATCAGCGAATTTACCCAGCTCCTTGCGCCACTGAACCTAATTCCAGTGCCCCAAGGCGAGCTGGGCGTCGGCGAAGCTGAAGAGCCAGCGGTTACCTTTGTAGAGAATGCCATCCTGAAAGCGCGCCATGCGGCTCGGGAAACTGGCTTACCCGCGCTGGCTGACGACAGTGGCCTAGCCGTAGACGCGCTGAACGGCGCTCCGGGTGTTCGCTCGGCACGTTACGCGGGGGTTGGAGCTTCTGATCTCGATAATCTGAATGCGCTTCTGCAAGCCATGGCCGATGTGCCCGACGGCCAGCGGGGCGCACAGTTCCATTGTGTACTCGTGTACCTGCGCCACGCCGACGACCCGACACCCATCATTTGCCACGGCCTTTGGCCTGGCTCGATCCTTAGGGCACCCCAGGGCGATGGCGGGTTTGGCTATGATCCGGTCTTTCTTTGCTCTGAAAAGAACTGCAGCGCTTCAGAACTGACCCGAGACGAGAAAAACCGCATAAGCCACCGAGGCAGAGCCTTGGTATTGCTGATGGAACAATTCAGGGCGGAGACCTGA
- a CDS encoding DUF4426 domain-containing protein: MNKALHSIITMAAAALFATLLSLPAHAGSEGFGDYQVHWSVLPSTFLTAETAKTNNLQRSKGIGIVNISIMQKNESGILQPVTGQVEGKVSNDIQQVKFLAFRRIQEGDSVYFIAQYQYASAELMTFNITARPVGHGKDLQVRFAHTLFND, encoded by the coding sequence ATGAATAAAGCTCTGCACAGCATTATTACCATGGCAGCAGCTGCCTTGTTCGCCACGCTGCTTAGCCTTCCGGCCCATGCCGGCTCCGAGGGCTTCGGAGACTACCAGGTGCACTGGAGCGTTTTGCCCAGCACCTTCCTGACTGCCGAGACAGCAAAGACCAACAACCTGCAGCGCAGCAAGGGCATTGGCATAGTCAACATTTCCATCATGCAAAAGAATGAAAGCGGCATTCTTCAGCCAGTTACAGGCCAGGTAGAAGGCAAGGTTTCAAACGACATTCAGCAGGTGAAGTTTCTGGCATTCCGCAGAATACAAGAGGGCGATTCTGTCTACTTTATTGCGCAATATCAGTACGCATCCGCCGAGCTGATGACGTTCAATATTACCGCCCGCCCTGTTGGGCATGGCAAGGATCTGCAGGTGCGATTCGCCCATACTCTTTTCAACGACTGA
- a CDS encoding alpha/beta hydrolase has product MTPTSNLPFLPSTAPLGAHGAPVCKHETANVLLRRSDNLRRPRAFINAGKIKDESGKVVTAELQDGTEHTPDNAEARFTKLVTGNAQWYWPEEPEGEHLIGFDTVSEQLRFTPGQTLSKGVELTVIQGEREARAIHLPPPVMINLREAAPASEDLLTDEQLDYFRANGNNALIYIHGYNVPQGEWGRFLNRKDSQKRYGGHGPTPTNAWHPNKATTWQDAEALSDTSAAPPKEDQLNGTGAHNWAIHMEYQLNRAAGFDGQDWMPYSRIINISWPGNTGSTDFMQAELNAMTTGRRLAPLLLQLAGAGIAINLISHSLGARVALTALNILGTIGKSNLVDHLFLWQPAVADNALTNDSSRDVHPLGLGVFPSAHSAARKIVVLHSRGDGILGSNNSEDNAWWRYAIPPHIRIASKAWDLATADDPMDDILGKLRGAYDKKWWIFPSFLDNGFGPAIETLYKDYLPLTWTLDYSKRSLYVPEALKQTVKENWVRLEKDIFAEASALWQPCIDCLRNGERPPDYILMAPLNHRASVSPQVAKDYVLRLKKLAVNDWVPEQQPRPALGYVGFDEVAGEHATELDEFIDRSLTDGKFFPVDQSEWLFSHSGMRIPSEEVFDRSYRAEIIRRISDEGVGFGRY; this is encoded by the coding sequence ATGACACCCACTAGCAATCTGCCCTTCTTACCCAGCACAGCGCCTCTCGGGGCCCACGGCGCGCCCGTTTGCAAGCACGAAACCGCAAACGTGCTGTTGCGTCGCTCCGACAACCTCAGGCGACCGAGGGCTTTTATCAATGCTGGCAAAATCAAGGATGAGAGCGGTAAGGTCGTAACCGCCGAACTGCAGGATGGCACAGAACATACGCCAGACAATGCAGAAGCCCGCTTCACCAAGCTCGTGACAGGCAACGCCCAATGGTACTGGCCTGAAGAGCCGGAGGGAGAGCATTTGATCGGGTTCGACACCGTGAGTGAACAGCTCCGCTTCACCCCCGGCCAGACCCTTAGCAAAGGGGTGGAGCTAACCGTCATCCAAGGCGAGCGCGAAGCAAGGGCCATACACCTGCCACCACCGGTGATGATTAACCTGCGCGAAGCAGCGCCCGCATCTGAAGACTTGCTGACGGACGAGCAGCTGGATTACTTCCGGGCAAACGGAAATAACGCGCTCATCTACATACATGGCTACAACGTACCCCAGGGCGAATGGGGGCGATTCCTGAACCGCAAAGATAGCCAAAAAAGATATGGTGGCCATGGACCAACGCCCACCAACGCCTGGCACCCAAATAAAGCCACAACATGGCAGGATGCCGAAGCCCTGTCGGACACCAGCGCCGCCCCACCGAAAGAAGATCAATTGAATGGCACAGGCGCCCACAACTGGGCGATTCATATGGAATACCAGCTGAACCGTGCAGCGGGTTTCGATGGCCAGGACTGGATGCCTTACAGCCGCATCATCAACATTTCCTGGCCCGGCAACACAGGCTCCACCGACTTCATGCAGGCGGAGCTAAATGCCATGACAACAGGGCGGCGGCTGGCTCCGCTATTACTGCAACTGGCAGGTGCAGGCATCGCCATCAACCTGATCTCTCACTCTCTCGGTGCCCGCGTTGCGCTCACCGCCCTGAATATTTTGGGCACTATCGGGAAGAGCAACCTGGTCGATCATCTATTTCTCTGGCAACCCGCCGTTGCCGATAACGCACTTACCAACGACAGCAGCCGAGATGTACACCCTTTGGGGCTGGGTGTGTTTCCTTCAGCCCACAGCGCAGCCCGCAAAATCGTGGTGCTGCATTCCCGTGGTGACGGGATTCTTGGGTCGAATAACAGTGAAGATAATGCTTGGTGGCGATACGCCATACCACCCCATATTCGGATAGCATCCAAAGCATGGGATCTCGCAACCGCCGACGACCCCATGGACGACATACTTGGTAAATTACGGGGAGCTTACGACAAGAAATGGTGGATCTTCCCAAGTTTTCTGGATAACGGCTTCGGGCCGGCCATCGAAACACTCTACAAAGACTACTTGCCACTGACGTGGACGTTAGACTATTCCAAGCGCTCTTTGTATGTACCCGAAGCACTCAAACAAACCGTCAAAGAAAACTGGGTGAGGCTAGAAAAAGACATCTTTGCTGAAGCGAGCGCCTTGTGGCAGCCCTGCATAGATTGCCTGCGCAACGGCGAACGACCGCCTGATTATATTCTGATGGCACCACTAAACCACCGGGCCAGCGTTAGCCCCCAAGTGGCCAAGGATTACGTTCTGCGTTTGAAAAAGCTTGCGGTGAATGACTGGGTACCGGAGCAACAGCCACGGCCTGCGTTGGGGTATGTGGGGTTTGATGAGGTGGCTGGCGAACATGCGACAGAACTCGATGAATTTATCGATCGATCACTGACTGATGGGAAGTTTTTTCCTGTTGATCAATCAGAATGGCTTTTTAGCCACTCCGGGATGAGAATTCCAAGCGAGGAAGTATTCGATCGCTCTTATAGAGCAGAAATTATACGTCGTATATCAGACGAAGGAGTTGGTTTTGGCCGTTATTAA
- a CDS encoding DUF4123 domain-containing protein, giving the protein MTDSTALSQKAHTTTSFYQHADPSSEDACGYLVDQAKHPEVLRLLFEHDPVPIYDLPYIYSEYREQAFDGPLIIQPTKAQSEEWLHRWMTEGKALALHGQALTLEEIREHFVSLNTVRTPNGDSLFRYADSATLGSLGASLSPHQRLRILGPLTAIHGCYAGANWALTKEQPSALQDELKKQPPQPLELTQENLSCVEAHRRHLLAKALAEGNGEENGLEAQTVSYWFQQLETLGAPNEQGLVEGAGLLITRGFTRVLSDDELATIRKTRQGAYWSDTLKALATLSHSQDGT; this is encoded by the coding sequence ATGACGGACTCCACAGCCCTAAGCCAGAAGGCTCACACAACCACGTCGTTTTACCAGCACGCAGACCCATCAAGCGAAGACGCCTGCGGGTATTTGGTTGATCAGGCAAAACATCCTGAGGTGTTGCGCCTGTTGTTTGAGCACGACCCAGTACCCATTTACGACTTGCCGTATATTTATTCGGAATACCGAGAACAAGCCTTTGACGGCCCACTGATCATTCAGCCCACTAAGGCCCAGAGTGAAGAATGGCTCCATAGGTGGATGACCGAAGGCAAGGCGCTGGCACTGCACGGCCAAGCATTGACGCTGGAAGAAATACGTGAGCATTTTGTAAGCCTGAACACCGTACGCACCCCCAATGGTGACAGCCTCTTTCGCTACGCAGACTCAGCAACACTCGGCAGCCTTGGCGCATCGCTATCACCCCACCAGCGCTTGCGAATTCTCGGCCCGTTAACGGCAATTCATGGTTGCTATGCGGGCGCGAACTGGGCGCTGACAAAGGAGCAACCCTCGGCGCTTCAAGATGAGTTAAAAAAGCAGCCTCCCCAGCCTCTTGAGTTGACTCAGGAGAACCTCTCCTGCGTAGAAGCTCATCGCCGACATTTGTTGGCAAAGGCCTTGGCCGAGGGCAATGGAGAGGAAAATGGATTAGAGGCCCAAACTGTCTCCTACTGGTTCCAACAACTGGAAACACTCGGCGCACCCAATGAGCAAGGCTTGGTAGAAGGAGCCGGGTTATTGATAACCCGGGGTTTTACCAGAGTATTGAGCGATGATGAGCTCGCGACCATACGCAAAACAAGGCAAGGAGCCTACTGGTCCGACACACTGAAAGCGCTTGCAACACTATCGCATTCACAGGATGGAACCTGA
- the trmB gene encoding tRNA (guanosine(46)-N7)-methyltransferase TrmB, translating to MTDQKEPHDLSGENTLKQQAGDSPITTRRGIRSFVLRQGRMTEGQKKAYERSWPKFGLSRENGMIDPRQIFGRDAMLNLEIGFGMGGSLADMAEAAPEQDFIGVEVHLPGVGALLKEIEDRGLENVRVYNIDANDVIDLCLPDAGLDQVMVFFPDPWHKKKHHKRRLVQPEFVQRIRHKLRVGGILHLATDWENYAEYMMEVMGESEGFANTQEQGEYSPRPDYRPVTKFEKRGENLGHGVWDLLFHRTN from the coding sequence ATGACTGACCAGAAAGAGCCGCATGATCTTAGTGGTGAGAACACACTGAAACAGCAGGCCGGCGATTCACCCATTACTACCCGCCGAGGTATTCGCAGTTTTGTATTGCGCCAGGGCCGGATGACAGAAGGCCAGAAAAAGGCTTACGAGCGCAGCTGGCCGAAGTTCGGCCTAAGCCGTGAAAACGGCATGATCGACCCGCGCCAGATTTTTGGCCGGGATGCCATGCTCAACCTTGAAATCGGTTTCGGTATGGGGGGATCTCTGGCGGACATGGCTGAAGCTGCCCCAGAGCAGGATTTTATTGGCGTGGAAGTTCACCTGCCTGGGGTAGGCGCGTTGCTCAAGGAAATTGAGGATCGCGGGCTGGAGAATGTCCGTGTTTACAACATAGATGCCAACGATGTGATTGATCTGTGCCTGCCGGATGCCGGCTTGGATCAGGTTATGGTGTTCTTCCCAGACCCTTGGCACAAAAAGAAGCATCATAAGCGCCGGCTGGTGCAGCCGGAATTTGTCCAGCGTATCCGCCACAAGCTGAGAGTGGGCGGCATATTGCACTTGGCGACAGATTGGGAAAACTACGCTGAATATATGATGGAGGTGATGGGCGAGTCTGAAGGGTTTGCGAATACCCAGGAGCAAGGCGAATACTCACCTCGCCCCGACTATCGCCCGGTTACCAAATTTGAGAAGCGTGGTGAGAACCTTGGCCACGGCGTGTGGGACTTGCTGTTCCACCGGACTAATTAA
- a CDS encoding YifB family Mg chelatase-like AAA ATPase → MLAIVHSRASIGVSAPEVTVEVHLSGGLPALTIVGLPETGVRESRERVRSALLNSGFEFPARRITINLAPADLPKEGGRFDLPIALGILAASGQIPAESLSTCEFLGELSLDGALRPLKGVLPAVLAARKEGRSLLIPNANAEEAALASQHDVLAAGHILAVCEHLCGRARLVPVPRSMPEFVAVDGMPDLADVRGQSVPRRALEVAAAGAHNLLFFGPPGTGKSMLASRLPGILPNLSDEHAMEVASVHSVAGHSVRVGGWRQPPFRSPHHTASAVALVGGGSSPRPGEISLAHRGVLFLDELPEFERRVLEVLREPMETGEISISRAARQVTFPARFQVIGAMNPCPCGYSGHPTIECQCTPQQIMRYRSKISGPLLDRFDLHVEVPVQGGDVLMQSGGDGEASAVVRTRVAHARERQARRGCVNAILSGRELQEACSLDRSGEKLLTGAMEKLGLSARALHRILRVARTLADLEECDAVAQPHLIEALGYRQFDRQTGKSSVVSA, encoded by the coding sequence ATGCTTGCCATTGTCCATTCCCGCGCCAGTATTGGCGTTTCTGCACCTGAGGTCACGGTTGAGGTGCACCTTTCAGGCGGTCTTCCCGCGCTTACTATTGTCGGCTTGCCTGAAACCGGCGTGCGTGAAAGTCGTGAGCGTGTAAGAAGCGCACTTTTGAATTCTGGCTTTGAATTCCCCGCCCGTCGAATAACGATCAACCTCGCTCCTGCAGACCTGCCTAAGGAAGGCGGACGCTTTGATTTGCCGATTGCCCTAGGCATTCTTGCCGCTTCCGGACAAATTCCGGCAGAAAGCCTGTCCACCTGTGAATTCCTCGGAGAACTCTCGCTCGATGGTGCGCTTCGTCCATTGAAGGGCGTGCTGCCCGCTGTGCTGGCTGCGCGTAAAGAAGGTCGGAGCTTGCTGATACCTAATGCCAATGCCGAAGAAGCCGCCCTTGCAAGCCAGCATGACGTGCTAGCGGCGGGCCACATACTGGCCGTTTGTGAACATCTCTGTGGCCGGGCGCGCCTGGTTCCTGTGCCCCGATCTATGCCGGAATTCGTAGCTGTCGATGGCATGCCAGATCTTGCAGATGTTCGTGGCCAAAGCGTTCCGCGAAGGGCGCTGGAGGTAGCTGCGGCTGGCGCCCACAACCTGCTGTTTTTTGGTCCTCCTGGAACAGGAAAAAGCATGTTGGCCAGCCGACTGCCTGGTATTCTGCCGAATCTGAGCGATGAGCACGCCATGGAAGTAGCCAGTGTGCATTCTGTTGCCGGGCACTCGGTAAGAGTGGGCGGTTGGCGCCAGCCTCCGTTCAGGTCCCCCCACCACACCGCTTCTGCCGTGGCGCTGGTGGGCGGTGGCAGTAGCCCACGGCCTGGGGAAATTTCCCTGGCGCACCGTGGGGTGCTCTTTTTGGATGAGCTGCCGGAATTTGAGCGCCGTGTTCTGGAGGTGCTTCGTGAACCCATGGAAACCGGGGAGATTTCGATCAGTAGGGCGGCGCGTCAGGTGACTTTTCCGGCTCGCTTTCAGGTCATTGGCGCCATGAATCCCTGCCCATGTGGCTACAGTGGGCATCCGACCATTGAATGTCAGTGCACGCCGCAACAGATAATGCGTTACCGTTCGAAAATTTCAGGCCCGTTATTGGATAGATTTGATTTGCATGTAGAAGTGCCCGTTCAGGGTGGTGATGTACTAATGCAGTCTGGCGGTGATGGTGAAGCCAGCGCGGTGGTGCGCACGCGAGTGGCGCACGCTAGAGAGCGCCAGGCCCGGCGCGGGTGCGTTAATGCCATCTTGTCTGGGCGTGAGTTGCAGGAAGCCTGCAGCCTTGACCGCTCTGGGGAAAAGCTGCTCACGGGCGCGATGGAGAAGCTGGGGCTCTCGGCACGCGCACTGCACCGTATACTGCGTGTTGCACGTACGCTGGCGGATCTTGAAGAGTGTGATGCGGTTGCGCAGCCGCATCTGATAGAAGCGTTGGGGTACCGCCAGTTTGATCGCCAGACCGGTAAGAGCTCTGTGGTATCCGCCTGA
- the hemW gene encoding radical SAM family heme chaperone HemW: MTTLTSEPVTPPLSLYIHVPWCVRKCPYCDFNSHALQGDLPEAAYLNALLEDMDQDLALASGRTVETVFIGGGTPSLMSGGFYQKLFKGLRERLTFAADAEITLEANPGTLEEGRFEAFREAGINRLSIGVQSFNPAHLKALGRIHDDTAAHRAIETAKKAGFDNFNLDLMHGLPGQTPSEALEDLKSAMSHEPPHLSWYQLTLEPNTEFYSRPPDLPDDDLLWEIAQRGGEYLHQQGFNDYEVSAWSQEGKASRHNLNYWTFGDYLALGAGGHGKISFPDGTIRRYWKTRQPDAYLNRIGSRTAGSEHIEVGELPLEFLMNALRLREGVDESLFCERTGLPLTAVGVQLQKLREDKLLVSDRLQATSLGQRYLNSLLERFL, translated from the coding sequence GTGACCACACTCACCTCAGAGCCGGTCACCCCACCCCTTAGCCTGTATATTCATGTGCCTTGGTGCGTGCGCAAATGCCCCTACTGTGATTTTAACTCCCATGCTCTTCAGGGCGATCTTCCCGAAGCTGCCTATTTGAATGCCCTGCTTGAAGACATGGATCAGGATCTTGCATTGGCATCAGGCCGCACGGTCGAAACCGTGTTTATCGGCGGCGGAACGCCGTCGTTGATGAGTGGTGGTTTTTACCAGAAGCTTTTCAAAGGGCTAAGAGAACGCCTGACGTTCGCCGCCGATGCAGAAATCACCCTGGAAGCCAACCCGGGCACTCTGGAAGAAGGTCGTTTTGAAGCCTTCCGTGAAGCCGGCATTAATCGCTTGTCTATTGGCGTGCAGAGCTTCAATCCGGCTCACCTAAAAGCCCTCGGCCGCATTCACGACGACACCGCAGCGCACAGGGCCATTGAGACCGCAAAAAAAGCCGGCTTCGATAACTTCAATCTGGATTTGATGCATGGCCTACCCGGCCAAACTCCAAGTGAGGCTCTTGAAGATCTCAAATCTGCTATGAGCCATGAACCGCCGCACCTTTCTTGGTACCAGCTGACATTGGAGCCCAATACTGAGTTCTACAGCCGGCCACCGGATTTGCCAGACGACGACCTTCTCTGGGAGATAGCTCAACGCGGCGGGGAGTATCTGCACCAGCAAGGCTTTAATGACTACGAGGTGTCGGCTTGGAGCCAGGAAGGCAAAGCCTCACGGCACAACCTGAATTATTGGACGTTTGGGGATTATCTGGCTCTGGGTGCCGGTGGCCACGGCAAAATCAGCTTCCCAGACGGCACGATCAGGCGTTACTGGAAAACACGGCAACCAGACGCCTACTTGAACCGGATTGGTAGCCGAACGGCAGGAAGCGAACACATTGAAGTGGGGGAACTCCCTCTGGAGTTTCTGATGAACGCTCTGCGTCTTCGCGAAGGCGTGGATGAAAGTCTCTTTTGCGAACGCACGGGTTTACCCCTGACCGCCGTTGGGGTACAACTCCAGAAGCTGCGTGAAGATAAATTATTGGTTAGTGACCGGCTTCAGGCGACAAGCTTGGGGCAAAGGTATCTGAACAGTCTTTTGGAGCGTTTTCTGTAA
- a CDS encoding WD40 repeat domain-containing protein produces the protein MAVINANKVRWIGAVLGAFVLISILLNFNLLGVWAGPVMSMGVSESGRYIVSAHRDNNLILWDRQEKQWDTLSREANLYSAYFVPGQNAFLWQDTDNTVTAQTIDGEVLKQFQHFPTYGHVISGDLETYLSADEHWNVFSGYGDTKRTVLSDGISPSFLGSGKLFNLAIDRNNTFFVTAGVDNDRSEIADHSPLNSGQRFSKYGGVTLWSAVTKQPVAKLRGNSSKTHATISPDGQWVVSGDEAGNSITWRTSNPERRMRAARYSSGLYIDGLPDDLPDSDYFDKSGLIEAPRGVHDFTIAIAFIHNSEYYLRFGNNSHFAALFKTGSPWPVKYFDLGESPKLVTYASQYSRNTAIATSPEAGILAMGHQSTGGISVYQFDSDKLTLERVWVVE, from the coding sequence TTGGCCGTTATTAACGCTAATAAAGTGCGCTGGATCGGCGCAGTGCTTGGTGCCTTTGTGCTTATTAGCATCCTGCTGAACTTCAACCTCTTGGGAGTATGGGCTGGACCGGTTATGTCCATGGGTGTATCGGAATCTGGCCGCTATATCGTCAGTGCCCACAGAGACAACAATCTCATTCTCTGGGACCGGCAAGAAAAACAGTGGGATACGCTGTCCCGTGAAGCCAACCTTTACAGCGCCTATTTTGTGCCGGGTCAAAACGCTTTTTTGTGGCAGGACACAGACAATACCGTTACTGCACAAACGATTGACGGAGAGGTGCTGAAACAATTCCAGCATTTCCCAACTTACGGCCACGTTATCAGTGGCGATCTTGAGACTTACCTGTCTGCTGATGAACATTGGAATGTGTTTTCTGGCTATGGGGACACGAAACGTACTGTCCTTAGTGATGGCATCAGCCCGAGCTTTTTAGGATCTGGTAAGCTATTCAACCTCGCTATAGACCGAAACAACACCTTCTTTGTAACAGCCGGGGTCGATAATGATCGCTCAGAAATCGCAGACCACTCACCACTTAATAGCGGTCAACGGTTCTCAAAATATGGGGGCGTCACACTTTGGAGCGCCGTGACAAAGCAGCCTGTCGCAAAACTCCGCGGAAACTCCTCCAAAACCCACGCTACCATCAGCCCGGATGGGCAGTGGGTGGTCAGCGGAGATGAAGCAGGCAATAGTATTACCTGGCGTACATCCAATCCTGAACGCCGAATGCGAGCCGCACGTTACAGTTCAGGGCTGTATATTGATGGCCTTCCTGACGACCTTCCAGATTCCGACTATTTTGATAAGAGTGGGCTTATCGAAGCTCCGCGCGGCGTGCATGACTTCACCATCGCCATAGCCTTCATCCACAACAGCGAATACTACCTCCGCTTCGGCAACAACAGCCATTTCGCCGCCCTGTTCAAAACCGGCAGTCCCTGGCCCGTGAAATATTTTGATCTTGGCGAGTCACCAAAACTGGTCACCTACGCCAGTCAGTACTCCCGTAACACCGCCATCGCTACTTCACCGGAAGCGGGCATTCTGGCGATGGGGCATCAATCTACCGGCGGTATCAGCGTGTATCAGTTTGATTCAGACAAGCTAACGTTGGAGCGGGTTTGGGTGGTGGAATAA
- a CDS encoding accessory factor UbiK family protein, with protein MKGPQDIFAQLQGQFGQFVPDMARAAREDFETQARATVMSVLSRLELVTREEFDAQQAVLMKTREKVEALEKKVAEMELSPKAQ; from the coding sequence GTGAAAGGTCCACAGGATATTTTCGCCCAGTTGCAGGGGCAGTTCGGCCAGTTTGTCCCAGATATGGCGCGCGCTGCGCGTGAAGATTTTGAAACCCAAGCCCGGGCGACGGTTATGTCGGTTCTATCGCGCTTGGAGTTGGTTACCCGCGAAGAGTTTGATGCCCAGCAGGCGGTACTTATGAAAACCCGCGAAAAGGTAGAGGCTCTGGAAAAAAAGGTTGCTGAGATGGAGCTTTCCCCGAAAGCACAGTAA
- the glnK gene encoding P-II family nitrogen regulator, producing the protein MKLVTAIIKPFKLDDVREALSEIGVQGVTVTEVKGFGRQKGHTELYRGAEYVVDFLPKVKVEVAIGDNLLDQVIESITKAANTGKIGDGKIFVTELQQAIRIRTGETGEEAV; encoded by the coding sequence ATGAAACTTGTGACAGCGATCATTAAGCCTTTCAAGCTGGATGATGTCCGTGAGGCACTATCCGAGATTGGCGTACAAGGCGTAACCGTCACTGAGGTCAAAGGCTTCGGTCGGCAAAAAGGCCACACAGAACTCTATCGTGGCGCGGAATATGTGGTGGATTTTCTGCCCAAAGTAAAAGTGGAAGTCGCCATTGGCGATAACCTGCTGGATCAAGTTATCGAGTCCATCACCAAGGCTGCCAATACCGGCAAGATCGGTGACGGCAAGATTTTCGTGACCGAACTGCAACAGGCAATCCGGATCCGGACAGGCGAAACCGGCGAAGAAGCCGTCTGA
- a CDS encoding ammonium transporter, with amino-acid sequence MESNVFHLQYAIDAFYFLVCGALVMWMAAGFAMLESGLVRAKNTTEILTKNVALYAVACIMYLVCGYAIMYDGTLLLNGIEQTDAATVLGEFAAREDGFEGGAIYSSAADFFFQVVFVATAMSIVSGAVAERMKLWSFLVFAVAMTGVIYPMEGSWTWGGNDVFGLYNLGDLGFSDFAGSGIVHMAGAAAALAGVLLLGARKGKYGPNGEIRAIPGANLPLAALGTFILWMGWFGFNGGSVLKLGDIASANSVAMVFLNTNAAAAGGAIAALITGRLLFGKADLTMLLNGAIAGLVVITAEPSTPSALVSTLWGGLGGVAVVFSIIFLDKLRIDDPVGAISAHGVCGFLGLMLVPITNGGATFSGQLIGAATIFGWVFLASLLVWGIIKAVMGIRVSEEDEYDGVDLSECGMEAYPEFVTGK; translated from the coding sequence ATGGAAAGCAATGTTTTTCACCTGCAGTACGCAATAGATGCCTTTTATTTTCTGGTGTGCGGTGCATTAGTAATGTGGATGGCCGCGGGCTTTGCCATGCTCGAGTCCGGGCTGGTACGGGCCAAAAACACTACGGAAATTCTCACTAAAAACGTCGCGCTCTATGCCGTTGCCTGCATCATGTACCTCGTGTGTGGCTACGCCATCATGTATGACGGCACCCTGTTACTGAACGGCATCGAGCAAACGGATGCCGCAACAGTATTAGGGGAATTTGCCGCCCGGGAGGATGGCTTCGAAGGCGGAGCGATATACTCCAGCGCAGCGGATTTCTTTTTCCAGGTGGTGTTCGTAGCCACCGCCATGTCGATCGTATCCGGCGCTGTGGCTGAGCGCATGAAGCTCTGGTCATTCCTTGTCTTTGCGGTTGCCATGACCGGCGTCATCTACCCGATGGAAGGCTCCTGGACGTGGGGCGGCAACGACGTCTTCGGTCTGTATAACCTGGGCGATCTTGGCTTCAGCGACTTTGCCGGTTCCGGCATTGTTCACATGGCCGGTGCGGCCGCTGCGCTTGCCGGGGTGCTGTTACTTGGAGCCCGGAAAGGCAAGTACGGCCCCAACGGCGAAATCCGCGCCATCCCCGGTGCCAACCTGCCTCTGGCTGCGCTGGGTACCTTTATCCTGTGGATGGGATGGTTCGGCTTTAACGGTGGCTCGGTTCTGAAGCTGGGCGATATCGCCAGCGCCAACTCGGTTGCCATGGTGTTTCTCAACACCAACGCAGCTGCCGCTGGCGGCGCTATCGCAGCGCTGATAACCGGCAGACTGCTGTTTGGCAAAGCCGATCTGACCATGCTCCTCAACGGCGCCATTGCAGGCCTTGTGGTTATCACCGCCGAGCCCTCTACACCCAGCGCGTTGGTCTCAACCCTCTGGGGTGGCCTAGGCGGTGTAGCCGTAGTATTCAGTATCATCTTTCTGGACAAACTGCGCATCGATGACCCGGTGGGCGCCATTTCAGCCCACGGGGTGTGTGGTTTTCTCGGGCTGATGTTGGTGCCTATCACTAATGGTGGCGCTACCTTCAGCGGCCAGTTGATTGGCGCTGCAACCATCTTCGGCTGGGTGTTCCTCGCAAGCCTGCTGGTCTGGGGCATCATCAAGGCGGTAATGGGTATACGAGTTAGCGAAGAGGATGAATACGACGGCGTCGACTTGTCCGAATGCGGCATGGAAGCCTATCCGGAGTTTGTGACCGGCAAGTAG